The following are encoded together in the Triticum dicoccoides isolate Atlit2015 ecotype Zavitan chromosome 6B, WEW_v2.0, whole genome shotgun sequence genome:
- the LOC119322686 gene encoding peptide methionine sulfoxide reductase B5 gives MASGDSKPRSEEEWRAVLSPEQFRILRLKGTELPGTGEYNKFYGDGAYNCVGCGTPLYKSTTKFDSGCGWPAFFEGLPGAIHRTPDPDGRRVEITCASCGGHLGHVFKGEGFKTPTDERHCVNSVSIKFTPASS, from the exons ATGGCGTCCGGCGACAGCAAGCCGAGGAGCGAGGAGGAGTGGCGTGCCGTCCTCTCCCCCGAGCAGTTCCGCATCCTCCGCCTCAAGGGCACCGA GTTACCGGGAACAGGCGAGTACAACAAGTTCTACGGTGACGGGGCGTACAACTGCGTTGGCTGCGGAACGCCCCTGTACAAGTCCACCACCAAATTCGACTCCGGCTGTGGCTGGCCGGCCTTCTTCGAGGGGCTCCCTGGAGCCATACACAGGACG CCTGACCCTGATGGTAGGAGGGTAGAGATCACATGCGCATCTTGCGGCGGGCATTTGGGACATGTGTTCAAGGGAGAAGGCTTCAAGACGCCTACCGATGAGCGCCACTGCGTCAACAGCGTTTCCATCAAGTTCACTCCTGCCTCCTCCTGA